One Panicum virgatum strain AP13 chromosome 9K, P.virgatum_v5, whole genome shotgun sequence genomic region harbors:
- the LOC120650554 gene encoding endonuclease MutS2-like isoform X1, producing MLRLSTTGLTSPLLPTPAPAVRLRPRPLIRLRLRALAAGAASSLSPSARSLRLLEWGKVCDAVASFAGTAHGRDATKKQLWEVEGVSYEQSQRLLQETEVAVWLLDNAGGAMDFSGLDTVAIESAIHCVSGGAVIKGLEAVAVASLMLFVESLQVNIKAAMKLDEGSCSRLTTLTETILDAAINKSLVKSIQDIVDDDGSVKDTASPELRRHRERVQLLESRLYQLMDKLMRNVDNEASLSEVCIVNGRCCIRTTGDKSSTFDGLLLSSGSDAGSMIEPIAAVPLNDELQESRALVAKAELDVLSKLTDKILLELDSIQSSLQETIKLDKVTARAKYSIAYDGTFPDLYLSNFENETVTSATGGSAKETSSAHPTKKAWKLYMPNAYHPLLLQKYQENLDRAKRDVASAAAEIRRRRIYGQDIAEDQLASDLDSMKLRVSQLEKDQPVPVDFMIGEETTVLVITGPNTGGKTISLKTVGLASLMAKIGLYILASEPVKIPWFNAVYADIGDEQSLTQSLSTFSGHLKQIGAIRAESTSESLVLLDEVGAGTNPLEGAALGMSLLESFAEVGSFLTLATTHHGELKTLKYSNNSFENACVEFDEENLKPTFKILWGIPGRSNAINIAERLGLPSDIVESSRRLLGTAGAEINALIMDMERFKQDYQQDLQKAQHLLMQSKELHNNLELAQRNIVDHTSAQRKRKARVISEYAVMARSIIRKKFQQFQESAIAERVKEEEKAADNAKSERVKDHMPTSTAAMGKAHNTDTDLATSADGKDEEDGIPEVGDSVYVPKLKNQATVVKIDLSKNEVQVQAGMMKLKLKLQDVKVQKWKVSR from the exons ATGCTTCGCCTCTCCACCACCGGCCTCACCTCACCTCTCCTCCCCACGCCCGCCCCCGCCGTCCggctccgcccgcgccccctcatccgcctccgcctccgcgccctcgccgccggcgctgcctccTCGCTCTCGCCGTCCGCccgcagcctccgcctcctcgagTGGGGCAAGGTATGCGACGCCGTCGCCTCCTTCGCCGGCACCGCCCACGGCCGCGACGCCACCAAG AAACAACTGTGGGAGGTGGAGGGCGTGAGCTATGAGCAGAGCCAGAGGCTGCTCCAGGAGACGGAGGTGGCAGTGTGGCTGCTTGACAACGCCGGTGGGGCGATGGATTTCTCTGGGCTGGATACAGTTGCG ATAGAGTCGGCAATACATTGTGTTTCTGGAGGTGCCGTGATAAAAGGCCTGGAAGCAGTGGCAGTTGCTAGCCTGATGCTGTTTGTTGAATCCTTGCAAGTAAATATTAAAGCTGCCATGAAGCTGGATGAAGGCTCGTGTAGTCGATTAACAACTCTTACAGAAACA ATTTTAGATGCTGCCATTAACAAGTCACTTGTGAAATCCATACAAGATATCGTTGATGATGATGGTTCTGTAAAAGATACTGCG AGCCCTGAGCTAAGGCGGCATAGAGAGCGAGTTCAGCTCCTAGAGAGCAGG TTATACCAGCTTATGGACAAGTTGATGCGCAATGTTGATAATGAAGCTTCCTTGTCG GAAGTATGCATTGTAAATGGAAGATGTTGTATTAGAACAACCGGGGATAAGTCTTCGACTTTTGATGGGTTACTGCTCTCCAG CGGATCAGATGCCGGAAGTATGATAGAACCAATTGCTGCTGTTCCGTTGAACGATGAGTTGCAGGAATCAAGAGCTCTAGTGGCTAAAGCTGAACTGGATGTCTTATCAAAACTTACAGATAAG ATTCTTCTTGAACTTGATAGCATTCAAAGTTCGCTGCAGGAAACAATCAAACTTGATAAg GTCACAGCTCGTGCAAAATACAGTATAGCATATGATGGCACATTTCCTGACCTGTACTTGTCGAACTTTGAGAACGAAACTGTTACTAGTGCTACAGGTGGGTCTGCCAAGGAAACTTCCTCAGCTCACCCCACTAAAAAGGCATGGAAACTGTACATGCCAAATGCATACCATCCACTACTTCTCCAGAAATACCAGGAAAATCTCGACCGTGCGAAAAGGGATGTTGCTAGTGCCGCAGCG GAGATTCGGAGGAGGAGGATATACGGGCAAGATATTGCAGAAGATCAACTGGCATCAGACCTCGATTCTATGAAACTTAGG GTTTCCCAGCTGGAGAAAGACCAGCCAGTACCAGTAGATTTTATGATTGGTGAAGAAACTACGGTTTTGGTCATAACTGGCCCAAATACAGGGGGTAAAACAATCAGCTTAAAGACTGTTGGTCTGGCATCGTTAATGGCTAAGATAG GTCTGTACATTCTAGCTTCTGAACCAGTAAAAATCCCATGGTTCAACGCTGTTTATGCTGACATTGGAGACGAGCAATCTTTGACCCAGTCACTCTCTACATTTTCTGGGCATCTGAAGCAGATTGGT GCCATTCGCGCAGAGTCAACTTCAGAGTCTTTGGTCCTTCTGGATGAG GTAGGTGCTGGGACAAACCCACTTGAAGGAGCAGCTTTGGGGATGTCTCTTTTGGAATCTTTTGCTGAAGTTGGCTCCTTTCTGACATTAGCAACAACTCATCATGGAGAACTTAAAACACTGAAATACAG CAATAACTCATTTGAGAATGCATGCGTGGAATTTGATGAggagaatttaaagcccacctTCAAAATATTATGGGGAATACCAG GCCGCTCAAATGCAATAAATATTGCTGAAAGGCTGGGTTTGCCCTCGGATATAGTGGAAAGCTCTAGGCGTTTACTTGGAACAGCTGGTGCAGAGATAAATGCT TTGATAATGGACATGGAAAGATTCAAACAAGATTATCAACAAGATCTTCAGAAGGCACAACACCTTCTTAT GCAGTCCAAGGAGCTTCATAATAACTTGGAACTGGCACAAAGGAACATTGTAGACCACACTTCCGCTCAGAGAAAACGGAAGGCGAGAGTAATTTCAGAGTATGCAGTTATGGCCCGTTCTATCATTCGTAAGAAGTTTCAGCAGTTCCAGGAATCCGCAATAGCTGAAAGAgtaaaagaagaagagaaggctGCAGACAACGCCAAATCTGAGAGAGTGAAGGATCACATGCCAACAAGTACTGCTGCCATGGGAAAGGCACATAATACAGATACCGACTTGGCCACATCAGCTGACGGTAAAG ATGAAGAAGATGGAATTCCGGAAGTTGGAGATTCAGTTTATGTTCCTAAGCTCAAGAACCAAGCTACTGTAGTCAAAATAGATTTATCCAAAAATGAAGTGCAAGTTCAAGCCGGTATGATGAAGCTCAAACTAAAGCTGCAAGATGTAAAGGTTCAGAAGTGGAAAGTATCAAGATAG
- the LOC120650554 gene encoding endonuclease MutS2-like isoform X2 — MLRLSTTGLTSPLLPTPAPAVRLRPRPLIRLRLRALAAGAASSLSPSARSLRLLEWGKVCDAVASFAGTAHGRDATKKQLWEVEGVSYEQSQRLLQETEVAVWLLDNAGGAMDFSGLDTVAIESAIHCVSGGAVIKGLEAVAVASLMLFVESLQVNIKAAMKLDEGSCSRLTTLTETILDAAINKSLVKSIQDIVDDDGSVKDTASPELRRHRERVQLLESRLYQLMDKLMRNVDNEASLSEVCIVNGRCCIRTTGDKSSTFDGLLLSSGSDAGSMIEPIAAVPLNDELQESRALVAKAELDVLSKLTDKILLELDSIQSSLQETIKLDKVTARAKYSIAYDGTFPDLYLSNFENETVTSATGGSAKETSSAHPTKKAWKLYMPNAYHPLLLQKYQENLDRAKRDVASAAAEIRRRRIYGQDIAEDQLASDLDSMKLRVSQLEKDQPVPVDFMIGEETTVLVITGPNTGGKTISLKTVGLASLMAKIGLYILASEPVKIPWFNAVYADIGDEQSLTQSLSTFSGHLKQIGAIRAESTSESLVLLDEVGAGTNPLEGAALGMSLLESFAEVGSFLTLATTHHGELKTLKYSNNSFENACVEFDEENLKPTFKILWGIPGRSNAINIAERLGLPSDIVESSRRLLGTAGAEINALIMDMERFKQDYQQDLQKAQHLLMQSKELHNNLELAQRNIVDHTSAQRKRKARVISEYAVMARSIIRKKFQQFQESAIAERVKEEEKAADNAKSERVKDHMPTSTAAMGKAHNTDTDLATSADDEEDGIPEVGDSVYVPKLKNQATVVKIDLSKNEVQVQAGMMKLKLKLQDVKVQKWKVSR; from the exons ATGCTTCGCCTCTCCACCACCGGCCTCACCTCACCTCTCCTCCCCACGCCCGCCCCCGCCGTCCggctccgcccgcgccccctcatccgcctccgcctccgcgccctcgccgccggcgctgcctccTCGCTCTCGCCGTCCGCccgcagcctccgcctcctcgagTGGGGCAAGGTATGCGACGCCGTCGCCTCCTTCGCCGGCACCGCCCACGGCCGCGACGCCACCAAG AAACAACTGTGGGAGGTGGAGGGCGTGAGCTATGAGCAGAGCCAGAGGCTGCTCCAGGAGACGGAGGTGGCAGTGTGGCTGCTTGACAACGCCGGTGGGGCGATGGATTTCTCTGGGCTGGATACAGTTGCG ATAGAGTCGGCAATACATTGTGTTTCTGGAGGTGCCGTGATAAAAGGCCTGGAAGCAGTGGCAGTTGCTAGCCTGATGCTGTTTGTTGAATCCTTGCAAGTAAATATTAAAGCTGCCATGAAGCTGGATGAAGGCTCGTGTAGTCGATTAACAACTCTTACAGAAACA ATTTTAGATGCTGCCATTAACAAGTCACTTGTGAAATCCATACAAGATATCGTTGATGATGATGGTTCTGTAAAAGATACTGCG AGCCCTGAGCTAAGGCGGCATAGAGAGCGAGTTCAGCTCCTAGAGAGCAGG TTATACCAGCTTATGGACAAGTTGATGCGCAATGTTGATAATGAAGCTTCCTTGTCG GAAGTATGCATTGTAAATGGAAGATGTTGTATTAGAACAACCGGGGATAAGTCTTCGACTTTTGATGGGTTACTGCTCTCCAG CGGATCAGATGCCGGAAGTATGATAGAACCAATTGCTGCTGTTCCGTTGAACGATGAGTTGCAGGAATCAAGAGCTCTAGTGGCTAAAGCTGAACTGGATGTCTTATCAAAACTTACAGATAAG ATTCTTCTTGAACTTGATAGCATTCAAAGTTCGCTGCAGGAAACAATCAAACTTGATAAg GTCACAGCTCGTGCAAAATACAGTATAGCATATGATGGCACATTTCCTGACCTGTACTTGTCGAACTTTGAGAACGAAACTGTTACTAGTGCTACAGGTGGGTCTGCCAAGGAAACTTCCTCAGCTCACCCCACTAAAAAGGCATGGAAACTGTACATGCCAAATGCATACCATCCACTACTTCTCCAGAAATACCAGGAAAATCTCGACCGTGCGAAAAGGGATGTTGCTAGTGCCGCAGCG GAGATTCGGAGGAGGAGGATATACGGGCAAGATATTGCAGAAGATCAACTGGCATCAGACCTCGATTCTATGAAACTTAGG GTTTCCCAGCTGGAGAAAGACCAGCCAGTACCAGTAGATTTTATGATTGGTGAAGAAACTACGGTTTTGGTCATAACTGGCCCAAATACAGGGGGTAAAACAATCAGCTTAAAGACTGTTGGTCTGGCATCGTTAATGGCTAAGATAG GTCTGTACATTCTAGCTTCTGAACCAGTAAAAATCCCATGGTTCAACGCTGTTTATGCTGACATTGGAGACGAGCAATCTTTGACCCAGTCACTCTCTACATTTTCTGGGCATCTGAAGCAGATTGGT GCCATTCGCGCAGAGTCAACTTCAGAGTCTTTGGTCCTTCTGGATGAG GTAGGTGCTGGGACAAACCCACTTGAAGGAGCAGCTTTGGGGATGTCTCTTTTGGAATCTTTTGCTGAAGTTGGCTCCTTTCTGACATTAGCAACAACTCATCATGGAGAACTTAAAACACTGAAATACAG CAATAACTCATTTGAGAATGCATGCGTGGAATTTGATGAggagaatttaaagcccacctTCAAAATATTATGGGGAATACCAG GCCGCTCAAATGCAATAAATATTGCTGAAAGGCTGGGTTTGCCCTCGGATATAGTGGAAAGCTCTAGGCGTTTACTTGGAACAGCTGGTGCAGAGATAAATGCT TTGATAATGGACATGGAAAGATTCAAACAAGATTATCAACAAGATCTTCAGAAGGCACAACACCTTCTTAT GCAGTCCAAGGAGCTTCATAATAACTTGGAACTGGCACAAAGGAACATTGTAGACCACACTTCCGCTCAGAGAAAACGGAAGGCGAGAGTAATTTCAGAGTATGCAGTTATGGCCCGTTCTATCATTCGTAAGAAGTTTCAGCAGTTCCAGGAATCCGCAATAGCTGAAAGAgtaaaagaagaagagaaggctGCAGACAACGCCAAATCTGAGAGAGTGAAGGATCACATGCCAACAAGTACTGCTGCCATGGGAAAGGCACATAATACAGATACCGACTTGGCCACATCAGCTGACG ATGAAGAAGATGGAATTCCGGAAGTTGGAGATTCAGTTTATGTTCCTAAGCTCAAGAACCAAGCTACTGTAGTCAAAATAGATTTATCCAAAAATGAAGTGCAAGTTCAAGCCGGTATGATGAAGCTCAAACTAAAGCTGCAAGATGTAAAGGTTCAGAAGTGGAAAGTATCAAGATAG
- the LOC120650554 gene encoding endonuclease MutS2-like isoform X3 codes for MHEITIESAIHCVSGGAVIKGLEAVAVASLMLFVESLQVNIKAAMKLDEGSCSRLTTLTETILDAAINKSLVKSIQDIVDDDGSVKDTASPELRRHRERVQLLESRLYQLMDKLMRNVDNEASLSEVCIVNGRCCIRTTGDKSSTFDGLLLSSGSDAGSMIEPIAAVPLNDELQESRALVAKAELDVLSKLTDKILLELDSIQSSLQETIKLDKVTARAKYSIAYDGTFPDLYLSNFENETVTSATGGSAKETSSAHPTKKAWKLYMPNAYHPLLLQKYQENLDRAKRDVASAAAEIRRRRIYGQDIAEDQLASDLDSMKLRVSQLEKDQPVPVDFMIGEETTVLVITGPNTGGKTISLKTVGLASLMAKIGLYILASEPVKIPWFNAVYADIGDEQSLTQSLSTFSGHLKQIGAIRAESTSESLVLLDEVGAGTNPLEGAALGMSLLESFAEVGSFLTLATTHHGELKTLKYSNNSFENACVEFDEENLKPTFKILWGIPGRSNAINIAERLGLPSDIVESSRRLLGTAGAEINALIMDMERFKQDYQQDLQKAQHLLMQSKELHNNLELAQRNIVDHTSAQRKRKARVISEYAVMARSIIRKKFQQFQESAIAERVKEEEKAADNAKSERVKDHMPTSTAAMGKAHNTDTDLATSADGKDEEDGIPEVGDSVYVPKLKNQATVVKIDLSKNEVQVQAGMMKLKLKLQDVKVQKWKVSR; via the exons ATGCATGAAATAACG ATAGAGTCGGCAATACATTGTGTTTCTGGAGGTGCCGTGATAAAAGGCCTGGAAGCAGTGGCAGTTGCTAGCCTGATGCTGTTTGTTGAATCCTTGCAAGTAAATATTAAAGCTGCCATGAAGCTGGATGAAGGCTCGTGTAGTCGATTAACAACTCTTACAGAAACA ATTTTAGATGCTGCCATTAACAAGTCACTTGTGAAATCCATACAAGATATCGTTGATGATGATGGTTCTGTAAAAGATACTGCG AGCCCTGAGCTAAGGCGGCATAGAGAGCGAGTTCAGCTCCTAGAGAGCAGG TTATACCAGCTTATGGACAAGTTGATGCGCAATGTTGATAATGAAGCTTCCTTGTCG GAAGTATGCATTGTAAATGGAAGATGTTGTATTAGAACAACCGGGGATAAGTCTTCGACTTTTGATGGGTTACTGCTCTCCAG CGGATCAGATGCCGGAAGTATGATAGAACCAATTGCTGCTGTTCCGTTGAACGATGAGTTGCAGGAATCAAGAGCTCTAGTGGCTAAAGCTGAACTGGATGTCTTATCAAAACTTACAGATAAG ATTCTTCTTGAACTTGATAGCATTCAAAGTTCGCTGCAGGAAACAATCAAACTTGATAAg GTCACAGCTCGTGCAAAATACAGTATAGCATATGATGGCACATTTCCTGACCTGTACTTGTCGAACTTTGAGAACGAAACTGTTACTAGTGCTACAGGTGGGTCTGCCAAGGAAACTTCCTCAGCTCACCCCACTAAAAAGGCATGGAAACTGTACATGCCAAATGCATACCATCCACTACTTCTCCAGAAATACCAGGAAAATCTCGACCGTGCGAAAAGGGATGTTGCTAGTGCCGCAGCG GAGATTCGGAGGAGGAGGATATACGGGCAAGATATTGCAGAAGATCAACTGGCATCAGACCTCGATTCTATGAAACTTAGG GTTTCCCAGCTGGAGAAAGACCAGCCAGTACCAGTAGATTTTATGATTGGTGAAGAAACTACGGTTTTGGTCATAACTGGCCCAAATACAGGGGGTAAAACAATCAGCTTAAAGACTGTTGGTCTGGCATCGTTAATGGCTAAGATAG GTCTGTACATTCTAGCTTCTGAACCAGTAAAAATCCCATGGTTCAACGCTGTTTATGCTGACATTGGAGACGAGCAATCTTTGACCCAGTCACTCTCTACATTTTCTGGGCATCTGAAGCAGATTGGT GCCATTCGCGCAGAGTCAACTTCAGAGTCTTTGGTCCTTCTGGATGAG GTAGGTGCTGGGACAAACCCACTTGAAGGAGCAGCTTTGGGGATGTCTCTTTTGGAATCTTTTGCTGAAGTTGGCTCCTTTCTGACATTAGCAACAACTCATCATGGAGAACTTAAAACACTGAAATACAG CAATAACTCATTTGAGAATGCATGCGTGGAATTTGATGAggagaatttaaagcccacctTCAAAATATTATGGGGAATACCAG GCCGCTCAAATGCAATAAATATTGCTGAAAGGCTGGGTTTGCCCTCGGATATAGTGGAAAGCTCTAGGCGTTTACTTGGAACAGCTGGTGCAGAGATAAATGCT TTGATAATGGACATGGAAAGATTCAAACAAGATTATCAACAAGATCTTCAGAAGGCACAACACCTTCTTAT GCAGTCCAAGGAGCTTCATAATAACTTGGAACTGGCACAAAGGAACATTGTAGACCACACTTCCGCTCAGAGAAAACGGAAGGCGAGAGTAATTTCAGAGTATGCAGTTATGGCCCGTTCTATCATTCGTAAGAAGTTTCAGCAGTTCCAGGAATCCGCAATAGCTGAAAGAgtaaaagaagaagagaaggctGCAGACAACGCCAAATCTGAGAGAGTGAAGGATCACATGCCAACAAGTACTGCTGCCATGGGAAAGGCACATAATACAGATACCGACTTGGCCACATCAGCTGACGGTAAAG ATGAAGAAGATGGAATTCCGGAAGTTGGAGATTCAGTTTATGTTCCTAAGCTCAAGAACCAAGCTACTGTAGTCAAAATAGATTTATCCAAAAATGAAGTGCAAGTTCAAGCCGGTATGATGAAGCTCAAACTAAAGCTGCAAGATGTAAAGGTTCAGAAGTGGAAAGTATCAAGATAG
- the LOC120650554 gene encoding endonuclease MutS2-like isoform X4 produces the protein MLFVESLQVNIKAAMKLDEGSCSRLTTLTETILDAAINKSLVKSIQDIVDDDGSVKDTASPELRRHRERVQLLESRLYQLMDKLMRNVDNEASLSEVCIVNGRCCIRTTGDKSSTFDGLLLSSGSDAGSMIEPIAAVPLNDELQESRALVAKAELDVLSKLTDKILLELDSIQSSLQETIKLDKVTARAKYSIAYDGTFPDLYLSNFENETVTSATGGSAKETSSAHPTKKAWKLYMPNAYHPLLLQKYQENLDRAKRDVASAAAEIRRRRIYGQDIAEDQLASDLDSMKLRVSQLEKDQPVPVDFMIGEETTVLVITGPNTGGKTISLKTVGLASLMAKIGLYILASEPVKIPWFNAVYADIGDEQSLTQSLSTFSGHLKQIGAIRAESTSESLVLLDEVGAGTNPLEGAALGMSLLESFAEVGSFLTLATTHHGELKTLKYSNNSFENACVEFDEENLKPTFKILWGIPGRSNAINIAERLGLPSDIVESSRRLLGTAGAEINALIMDMERFKQDYQQDLQKAQHLLMQSKELHNNLELAQRNIVDHTSAQRKRKARVISEYAVMARSIIRKKFQQFQESAIAERVKEEEKAADNAKSERVKDHMPTSTAAMGKAHNTDTDLATSADGKDEEDGIPEVGDSVYVPKLKNQATVVKIDLSKNEVQVQAGMMKLKLKLQDVKVQKWKVSR, from the exons ATGCTGTTTGTTGAATCCTTGCAAGTAAATATTAAAGCTGCCATGAAGCTGGATGAAGGCTCGTGTAGTCGATTAACAACTCTTACAGAAACA ATTTTAGATGCTGCCATTAACAAGTCACTTGTGAAATCCATACAAGATATCGTTGATGATGATGGTTCTGTAAAAGATACTGCG AGCCCTGAGCTAAGGCGGCATAGAGAGCGAGTTCAGCTCCTAGAGAGCAGG TTATACCAGCTTATGGACAAGTTGATGCGCAATGTTGATAATGAAGCTTCCTTGTCG GAAGTATGCATTGTAAATGGAAGATGTTGTATTAGAACAACCGGGGATAAGTCTTCGACTTTTGATGGGTTACTGCTCTCCAG CGGATCAGATGCCGGAAGTATGATAGAACCAATTGCTGCTGTTCCGTTGAACGATGAGTTGCAGGAATCAAGAGCTCTAGTGGCTAAAGCTGAACTGGATGTCTTATCAAAACTTACAGATAAG ATTCTTCTTGAACTTGATAGCATTCAAAGTTCGCTGCAGGAAACAATCAAACTTGATAAg GTCACAGCTCGTGCAAAATACAGTATAGCATATGATGGCACATTTCCTGACCTGTACTTGTCGAACTTTGAGAACGAAACTGTTACTAGTGCTACAGGTGGGTCTGCCAAGGAAACTTCCTCAGCTCACCCCACTAAAAAGGCATGGAAACTGTACATGCCAAATGCATACCATCCACTACTTCTCCAGAAATACCAGGAAAATCTCGACCGTGCGAAAAGGGATGTTGCTAGTGCCGCAGCG GAGATTCGGAGGAGGAGGATATACGGGCAAGATATTGCAGAAGATCAACTGGCATCAGACCTCGATTCTATGAAACTTAGG GTTTCCCAGCTGGAGAAAGACCAGCCAGTACCAGTAGATTTTATGATTGGTGAAGAAACTACGGTTTTGGTCATAACTGGCCCAAATACAGGGGGTAAAACAATCAGCTTAAAGACTGTTGGTCTGGCATCGTTAATGGCTAAGATAG GTCTGTACATTCTAGCTTCTGAACCAGTAAAAATCCCATGGTTCAACGCTGTTTATGCTGACATTGGAGACGAGCAATCTTTGACCCAGTCACTCTCTACATTTTCTGGGCATCTGAAGCAGATTGGT GCCATTCGCGCAGAGTCAACTTCAGAGTCTTTGGTCCTTCTGGATGAG GTAGGTGCTGGGACAAACCCACTTGAAGGAGCAGCTTTGGGGATGTCTCTTTTGGAATCTTTTGCTGAAGTTGGCTCCTTTCTGACATTAGCAACAACTCATCATGGAGAACTTAAAACACTGAAATACAG CAATAACTCATTTGAGAATGCATGCGTGGAATTTGATGAggagaatttaaagcccacctTCAAAATATTATGGGGAATACCAG GCCGCTCAAATGCAATAAATATTGCTGAAAGGCTGGGTTTGCCCTCGGATATAGTGGAAAGCTCTAGGCGTTTACTTGGAACAGCTGGTGCAGAGATAAATGCT TTGATAATGGACATGGAAAGATTCAAACAAGATTATCAACAAGATCTTCAGAAGGCACAACACCTTCTTAT GCAGTCCAAGGAGCTTCATAATAACTTGGAACTGGCACAAAGGAACATTGTAGACCACACTTCCGCTCAGAGAAAACGGAAGGCGAGAGTAATTTCAGAGTATGCAGTTATGGCCCGTTCTATCATTCGTAAGAAGTTTCAGCAGTTCCAGGAATCCGCAATAGCTGAAAGAgtaaaagaagaagagaaggctGCAGACAACGCCAAATCTGAGAGAGTGAAGGATCACATGCCAACAAGTACTGCTGCCATGGGAAAGGCACATAATACAGATACCGACTTGGCCACATCAGCTGACGGTAAAG ATGAAGAAGATGGAATTCCGGAAGTTGGAGATTCAGTTTATGTTCCTAAGCTCAAGAACCAAGCTACTGTAGTCAAAATAGATTTATCCAAAAATGAAGTGCAAGTTCAAGCCGGTATGATGAAGCTCAAACTAAAGCTGCAAGATGTAAAGGTTCAGAAGTGGAAAGTATCAAGATAG